One region of Quercus lobata isolate SW786 chromosome 2, ValleyOak3.0 Primary Assembly, whole genome shotgun sequence genomic DNA includes:
- the LOC115977266 gene encoding serine carboxypeptidase 24 isoform X1 yields the protein MEGPMVFQNVVLNLFMSLLFFSSTITTAIAALPKQQELDRISALPGQPPVTFSQFSGYITVNKQHGRALFYWLTEATSFPEKKPLVLWLNGGPGCSSVAYGASEEIGPFRINRTGLSLYLNKYSWNREANILFLESPAGVGFSYTNTSSDLNDSGDKRTAQDALAFLIRWMSRFPQYKHREFYIAGESYAGHYVPQLAKKIVEYNKALLRPIFNLKGFIVGNAVTDSYYDNIGTVTYWWSHSMISDTSYRSILKNCNFKGVQSSQQCDDTVSYAVNNELGNIDQYSIYTPSCIALHNNTMRSIRLKNTLLHRRISGYDPCIENYAEKYYNRPEVQKAMHANVTRIPYKWTACSDVLIKSWNDSEFSMLPTYKKLIAAGLRIWVFSGDTDAVVPVTATRFSLNHLNLTVKTRWYPWYAGDQVGGWTEVYNGLTFASVRGAGHEVPLFQPKRAFILFKSFLTGKELPKSYS from the exons ACCACCAGTcacattttctcaattttctggCTACATTACGGTCAACAAGCAACATGGACGAGCTCTCTTCTACTGGTTGACTGAAGCCACTTCTTTTCCTGAAAAGAAACCTCTTGTTCTTTGGCTCAATGGAG GGCCAGGTTGTTCATCGGTAGCATATGGAGCATCGGAGGAAATCGGGCCATTTAGGATTAACAGGACCGGTTTATCTCTTTATCTCAATAAGTATTCCTGGAATAGAG AagcaaatattttatttcttgaatCGCCTGCTGGTGTTGGTTTTTCATACACAAATACAAGCTCTGATCTTAATGATTCTGGAGATAAACGGACCG CTCAAGATGCTCTAGCATTTCTAATTAGATGGATGTCAAGATTTCCACAATACAAGCATCGAGAATTCTACATCGCTGGGGAGAGCTATGCTG GGCATTATGTTCCCCAGTTGGCAAAGAAAATTGTTGAATATAATAAGGCACTCTTGCGACCCATCTTCAACCTTAAAGGATTTATA GTGGGAAATGCTGTAACTGATAGCTACTATGACAACATTGGAACTGTGACATATTGGTGGAGCCATTCAATGATATCTGATACAAGCTATCGATCAATTCTCAAGAATTGCAATTTCAAAGGGGTACAATCATCACAGCAATGTGATGATACAGTGAGCTATGCCGTGAACAATGAGCTTGGAAACATAGATCAATACAGTATTTATACACCATCTTGCATTGCATTGCATAATAACACTATGAGGTCTATAAGGCTCAAAAATACTCTATTGCATCGAAGGATTTCTGGGTATGATCCATGTATTGAGAATTATGCAGAGAAGTATTATAATCGCCCGGAAGTGCAAAAGGCAATGCATGCAAATGTTACTAGAATTCCTTACAAATGGACTGCTTGCAG TGACGTTCTCATCAAAAGTTGGAATGATTCTGAATTTTCTATGTTACCGACATACAAGAAGCTGATTGCAGCTGGTTTAAGAATATGGGTTTTCag TGGGGACACAGATGCAGTGGTTCCAGTGACTGCCACTAGGTTCTCCCTCAACCATCTCAATCTCACTGTTAAAACTCGGTGGTATCCATGGTACGCAGGTGATCAG gTAGGAGGATGGACAGAGGTGTACAATGGGCTAACTTTTGCTTCAGTGAGAGGGGCTGGCCACGAGGTTCCACTATTTCAACCCAAGCGAGCATTTATtcttttcaaatcttttttgaCAGGGAAGGAATTGCCAAAATCTTATTCTTGA
- the LOC115973860 gene encoding serine carboxypeptidase 24-like, which yields MANELLREFQVSVGLLEGPMVFQSVVLFLFMSLLIFSSTITTAIAGLPKQQELDRISALPGQPPVTFSQFSGYVTVNEQPGRALFYWLTEATAFPEKKPLVLWLNGGPGCSSVAYGASEEIGPFRINRTGLSLYLNEYSWNREVNLLFLESPAGVGFSYTNTRSDLNDTGDKRTAEDALVFLIRWMSRFPQYKHREFYIAGESYAGHYVPQLAEKIVEYNKALLQPVLNLKGFIVGNALFDQYYDEIGKMEYWWSHAMISDRTYQSILKNCNFSVSQYYNLQPCVEPVYHLLKELANVDQSSIYTPPCLASGDNTMSPVRFKNTLLRRRLSGYDPCTINYAKKYYNRPEVQKAMHANVNGVLRNWTDCSADFGLTKDLIWKDSEFSMLPTYKRLFNAGLRIWVFSGDTDSLVPVTSTRLALRHLNLTIKTRWYAWTADDQVGGWTEVYDQLTFATVREAGHEVPKFQPKRALVLFKSFLAGKELPKLPGYDQ from the exons ATGGCCAACGAACTTCTACGGGAATTCCAG GTATCAGTTGGCTTGCTGGAGGGTCCAATGGTGTTCCAAAGTGTAGTCCTTTTTCTCTTCATGTCCTTGCTCATTTTCTCTTCAACCATCACCACTGCCATTGCTGGCTTGCCAAAACAACAAGAGCTAGATCGAATCTCAGCACTGCCTGGACAACCACCAGTcacattttctcaattttcagGCTACGTTACGGTCAACGAGCAACCTGGACGAGCTCTCTTCTACTGGTTGACAGAAGCCACTGCTTTTCCTGAAAAGAAACCTCTTGTTCTTTGGCTCAATGGAG GGCCAGGTTGTTCATCGGTAGCATATGGAGCATCGGAGGAAATTGGGCCATTTAGGATTAACAGGACTGGTTTATCTCTTTATCTCAATGAGTATTCATGGAATAGAG AAgtaaatcttttatttcttgaaTCGCCTGCTGGTGTTGGTTTTTCATACACAAATACAAGGTCTGATCTGAATGATACTGGAGATAAACGGACCG CTGAGGATGCCCTAGTATTTCTAATTAGATGGATGTCAAGATTTCCACAATACAAACATCGAGAATTCTACATTGCTGGGGAGAGCTAtgctg GGCATTATGTTCCCCAGTTGGCAGAGAAAATTGTAGAATATAATAAGGCACTCTTGCAACCCGTCCTCAACCTTAAAGGATTTATA GTGGGAAATGCTCTATTTGATCAGTACTATGACGAAATTGGAAAAATGGAATATTGGTGGAGCCATGCAATGATATCTGATAGAACATACCAATCAATTCTCAAGAATTGCAATTTCAGTGTGTCACAATATTACAACTTACAACCATGTGTTGAACCAGTGTACCATCTCCTTAAGGAGCTTGCAAATGTAGATCAATCCAGTATTTATACACCACCTTGCTTGGCATCGGGTGACAATACTATGAGCCCTGTAAGGTTCAAAAATACTCTATTGCGCCGAAGGCTTTCTGGGTACGATCCATGTACTATAAATTATGCTAAGAAGTATTATAATCGGCCGGAAGTGCAAAAGGCAATGCATGCAAATGTGAATGGAGTTCTTCGCAACTGGACTGATTGCAG TGCTGACTTCGGACTCACTAAAGACCTAATTTGGAAAGATTCTGAATTTTCTATGTTGCCAACATACAAGAGGCTGTTTAATGCTGGTTTACGAATTTGGGTTTTCAG TGGGGACACAGATTCATTGGTTCCAGTGACTTCCACTAGGCTAGCACTCAGGCATCTCAATCTCACCATTAAAACTAGGTGGTATGCGTGGACCGCAGATGATCAG GTAGGAGGATGGACAGAGGTCTACGATCAGTTAACTTTTGCTACAGTGAGAGAGGCTGGCCATGAGGTTCCAAAATTTCAACCCAAGCGAGCACTCGTtcttttcaaatcttttttggCAGGGAAGGAATTGCCAAAATTACCTGGATATGATCagtaa